A single genomic interval of Desulforegula conservatrix Mb1Pa harbors:
- a CDS encoding HD domain-containing protein yields MKVYDQVPIIDEILEKWRNYLKKDYIPYKNHCCRVFNFCVALCGENSKNIQKSGIAAAFHDLGIWTDCTVEYLEPSRKLAREYLEGANLNDWIAEIEEMIEQHHKLTTYESKSGFGSGPDNSWIVEEFRKADLVDVSLGMIKSGLPSSFVREVLSLYPNEGFHMRLLELTVQRLKTHPFSPLPMMKL; encoded by the coding sequence ATGAAAGTATACGATCAAGTTCCAATAATAGATGAAATCCTTGAAAAATGGCGCAATTATCTAAAAAAGGATTACATTCCTTATAAAAATCACTGTTGCCGGGTTTTTAATTTCTGCGTAGCGCTCTGCGGTGAGAATTCGAAAAATATCCAAAAGAGTGGTATAGCGGCCGCGTTTCATGATCTTGGAATCTGGACAGATTGCACAGTGGAATACCTCGAACCATCCAGAAAACTTGCCCGTGAATATCTTGAAGGGGCAAATCTAAACGATTGGATCGCTGAGATAGAAGAAATGATTGAGCAGCACCACAAACTTACGACATATGAGTCAAAATCAGGTTTTGGTTCAGGCCCGGATAACAGCTGGATTGTTGAAGAATTCCGCAAGGCTGATCTGGTTGATGTTTCGCTTGGAATGATAAAATCAGGACTGCCTTCATCATTTGTCAGAGAAGTTCTTTCATTATACCCGAATGAGGGATTTCACATGCGGCTTCTTGAATTGACCGTTCAAAGGCTTAAAACTCATCCGTTCAGTCCATTGCCGATGATGAAGCTGTAG
- a CDS encoding class I SAM-dependent methyltransferase, producing the protein MIKEENIRVCPVERAGSLDNRIRKWLQDPQKILKPYIKEGMTVLDIGCGPGFFSVDMAQMVGQSGRIIASDVQEGMLQKLRDKIQGTKLEERITLHKCKANKIGLSESVDFILAFYVLHEIPDQEAFFNEIKSILKTKGKIFITEPPFHVSKKDFKETVRIAGTCGFTKVESPKVFLSKAVVLETEYTGVLN; encoded by the coding sequence ATGATTAAAGAAGAAAATATACGGGTATGTCCGGTAGAAAGAGCAGGCAGCCTTGACAACAGAATTCGAAAATGGCTGCAAGATCCTCAGAAAATACTGAAACCATATATCAAAGAAGGGATGACAGTTCTGGATATAGGATGCGGTCCGGGCTTTTTCTCTGTTGATATGGCTCAGATGGTTGGCCAATCAGGCCGGATTATAGCATCTGATGTGCAGGAAGGCATGCTTCAAAAACTGAGGGACAAGATTCAGGGGACAAAGCTTGAGGAACGAATAACTCTTCATAAGTGCAAAGCTAATAAAATAGGCCTATCAGAGAGTGTTGATTTTATTTTGGCGTTTTATGTTCTTCATGAGATCCCTGATCAGGAAGCCTTTTTCAATGAGATTAAATCTATACTGAAAACAAAAGGGAAAATTTTCATAACAGAGCCTCCTTTCCATGTTTCAAAAAAAGATTTTAAAGAAACTGTCAGAATAGCAGGGACATGCGGGTTCACAAAGGTTGAAAGCCCGAAGGTGTTTCTAAGCAAAGCAGTTGTCTTGGAAACAGAATATACCGGCGTTTTGAATTGA